In the genome of Impatiens glandulifera chromosome 6, dImpGla2.1, whole genome shotgun sequence, the window ACGCCCACCTGAGAATAGTATCAGACCTTCCCTGCTCAAAAGACCAGGAAGCTTCCCCCAGCTTTCCTTCATAAACGTACCCAAATAACGCTCAGTAGCTTGCTCCTGTTCTCTTAACCAAGAATCTCCGAGTATGATACCAAGCTTAGTGCCCTTTAGATGTTTGTATAAATGCCAGTGATTGTTCATCAATAGAAGACAGGGCATGACCGGATCGTTACAAGCTTTCGACCATGATTCAAGATTCTGTTCGATTTCTCTGATTATATTCAAGAGCTCGTCGATCAAAAGCCTCTCTTCGAACTTCTCCATCTTCCAGCTTCGATGAATCACGAGAACTTGAGTTAACAATGACTTGTAATCTTCGCCTAGCAGCCTGTTACAGTAATCGGTTATAAAGCTAACCAAACGGGGAACGCTGGTATCGGGAGGAGGCGGAGATTTTCTTTGTAACTCCACTTGAAGTCTGAGTTCCCAGAAAATATCGGCTGCTCCTTCTATGACCCGTTTGATTAGATCTCTAGTGAGATTCTGGATTTCCGAACAAGCTGCCCCGCCGAATAACCGGTTGAAATCCAATCTCAGTTTATTTAACGACGAAAAAATATCCAAAAGCTTAAGCATTTTAATCGGATCTTTCCTGCTTTCGGTTACAGTTTTCCCAAACTGGAGAAACGCGAGAATACCCGCCTGCGCAGCGATTCTCGCGAAACAGCCTGTCCATATTTCCAAACCAATGCGATCAAACACATCATTACAGAGATTATACTCGGCCTCAAAGAGATGTTTAACAGCAAACTCCAAATGCCTGCCCCATTGAGATATATAGCCTTCTATACTCTGGACATCGTTAAATTCTGAAACCGAGATTTCTAAATAATCCAGATTCAGATCCTGCAAACTCGATCTGACTGTCGAACTTCGCTCTTGAACATAGATTGAAACGCACTTGTCTAACCTGTTGTTCTTGATCAGTCTACCGATAATCGCGTGCAGTTTCTGAACTACAGATACAGGAATCGGTGGAGGAGCTAAGGAATTGGAAGCTTGTTCTTCACCCGAAACCGGATTAGCCATTGGTAAAGGCTGGCTGTTTTCAGTTAAAAGTCGCCGGAATTCGTTCTCCAATCTGTCTAATGCAACTCCTAAAAGACCACCATCAAGATTACCATTTTCTTCACTCTGCAATTCCTTAAGATATTTTAGGGCTTTCTTTAGATTCGCAATGTATCTATCATCAGCAACTCGATTATCCTCTAAATACTCAACAATATCATCTAACCATTGAATCGCCATACCACAATTATCACCCAAGAATCTCAAAGCCTCTTCAAGTCTCTTCAATACAGAGAGATAACCAGGAAGATCTGACTGAGGATCCGATAAAGATTTCTCAAGTCCATGAATTGCATCAAAAACCTTAAGAACAGCTGCTGCTGGAACTACAGCTCGATTAATATGACCTCCTACAGCATCAAGAGCATCTGTTTGTGCTAGAATAGGTCTAATAGCAGCTTCTAGAGATGGTAATCTCTGTTTAATTTCATCCAATCTAGGACCAGTTCTTTCAAGAGATAAACCTAGGGCTTTCGATTTATCTAAACTATGCTTCAAAGATTTCCTAGTAGATTTCAAAATCTCGTTGCTTTTATCAGATGAATCCATCGATatagatatatgtatataaaaaaagggTCTAACTAAATGCTGTTGATTCTCTATGGGATTGAAGTAAGAAAATTAACCTGGGTATGGATGCAGGTGCTTGAAGAAATGAAATTCCATTGTCGAAACGACGAATTCGAAGCAAATTCAAGAACCCAAATCGGATTGAAACGAAACCCAGAAAGGAGATGATCAAAAATGGAACAAGTTGAAGATTCTGGGAAgagagaagaaggaggagaagagaaaCCCTAAATCAAAAAAGGGGGAAAAGGGGGTTTGAGAAAAGACTGGCTTTTTCTTTCACACGAAACTCTTTCTTCAGTGTTTCACTTTGTCCCAAGTACCTCCAAAGTGCATGACAGTAAGTCcgtctctttctctctctatcaatAATTCTCGATTGATCTTCATCaagaaaatgtaaataaataattgggtAAAAAACAGGATCAATTTTCTTATGCCACAGTCATACAGAACATATGTCGGCGGATCTATTCAAAaccatttattatattaaacctaatttttaatgtttttttctgtttttttactATCAATTCACCTATGGTCCACTTTAATATGGTATAAATAATCATACTGTcatctttcattatatataaacattttgttTTCCACCTTCTATATTCGTATGTGATTGAGTTGGTATTATGTTTAGTTCgatctaaactaattatatttagtttagttgaatttgtcgttttgaatttttttaattcgaaTAATTCTCTCAATTttagatagtttttttttttttttgtattattcgtGTTTGTAATCATTTATGGAGTTTATTTtagtcttttattttatttttcaacaaatgAGATATATTGTGAGAtctttgagttatttttttattttatttttaataaagagttTGGAATTCATCTTTTATATAGAGACTCTTTAATAtgtatatgaatttctcattattttaatcatatttgtaGATGTTTAGTTATTATTTGGTAGAACTTTAATGCGTTGTTTACCAATCTTAGGGCAAAGATaaatcttattttcattcagAATTTTGAGTAGAGATTTTTCCGACGccaattaattgatttgttcgttttttttctaattcatcgtttattttatgaaattcaaatgaGTCGATCTTTGGAGTCACCTACAAAATTTGTGATGGttggatatttttattataattttaatctttgtaattttatattatctaatatctagaatttaatttaattcttttgattttttaaatgttatttttattattggtaaattaatatttttgtatgtaatatttgatttagtgagaattattttttatcaataaaacaaatccaaatcAAAGTACATTTACAAAgttagttatttatattttgttaatagattaatttggttatatttataaataaaatttattcttacatttttttattaataacgaAACACAAATATATAAGGTGATGGTATATCATAAACGTCATATTGTTGTGCCTCTTTCATCGAGAATAAACACATTGAATTCCCCTATGTTGGAGTCATTGACTTTGTTTAGTAAACGAGAGAGTCGGTAATAACCTCATTTTACGTTGATCATATTCATATGGCTAGACTTACGGATATTGAAAGGCTAGTTGTTGAGATAAcaattttaaagatatttgaTTTGGGAATGAGGGATGTCGTGCAGACTAAGGGTGCAGATTAAGGAGGGATTAAATGAGCCATCAAGTTTCGTAAGGTTGAGATTGAGTATATGTCTTCACAACTATCAGATTGTGATGTCGCCCCGGATATCGAAAAAGGGGATTATGGGCAGGTAATGGAGTGTCAAAAACGGAGGGCATCAACTCCCTATCCTATTTCAGATTTGTTGTCCGAATAATAAGTGATTGATTAGGTAAAAATGGATGTTGATCACCCATGAAAGACATAATACAATCCACCATAGTAGAATATTTTatctagattttaaaaataatgaattgtcAATTTCCATTCACGATGTCCGATGAGGAATCGTGAATTCTGAGCTAGATTATGATGTCAATGAGTATATCTTAATAGAATTATCTACACATAATATGATGTTAGTGAAAACAACTCCTCTTGAGGGAGGTTCTTGAATTAGAGACTAAAGTGTGGCTCAATTTGTGCGAGATCTCAACATTTCTGTATATTTTTTACGAAAGTCTTTCTTCATCGAACAACTACTAATGTTGTCAGTTGAAGAAACCTTCAACTAAATAATCTACAATAGGATTATATGCAAGAGTGAAAGCGTGTCTCGAAGTCGATAAATGATTATTctaattagattttattaacGATTGGAAAGATGATTGTTTGGAACGTTTATGAAATCAACAATAGTGTGAAGATAGGCGTCATTAAGTCACTATTGAGAACTCTTGGttgtgaaatatatttttagtgaaCTAAAATTCGAAAGATGGATTAATGGCTtgtaaatgatttatttaattgacGATTGCATGGTTAAGAGTCTCAATTTTTTATAGGGGTGTCTCGTGGAATTTTTGTGTCATTATGGAAAGAAGTTGCATTACGGTAAGTCGATGTCATACTATTATAAGGAGGGAGAATTTGTGAttcacttatttttgcattgtcAAGGTGGCTAGTATATGAAGTCTTCTGTGAGAATGATTGAGATTCACTACGTGATTTCtttgagtatttttttatgGAATTTGGATTGAGACGactaatataacatatatgcatatttgggttatcattCGGATTAatttttggtggactatttAGTTGAAAAAGAAATCGTTGAAACTTTCAATGATCATGATCTTAGTCGTTCAAtacatatcattcataatgttattattatgacgttttctgATATTCTGAAAAGTCGATAAAGTATGTCGGAGAGTTATTCGTTCTTATTAAGGATCTATAAACTCGATAATCTGTTAGTTAActtgtttgtattattttcttattttcataatatatatatatatatcatctaacGAGATGTCGTTATGCTTAAGCAATTTTTAACGTTTTAATATAATTggaccattttaaaaaaatttaaaaaaatctcttaattttatcttattattattttgtcaattGAACTATTATGTGCTAAAATTTAATAGGTTGATAATCAATATCTATCCTAAGAGATAATAAATTTCttcataatcatattttttataaaatatttttgaattgaatttagatgatatatataaataaatttagtatttatatatgattgataaaagaatattgagaaatatatgaataagcttatatattttattttggtcaaattattttttaaggtcaatcaatattcatttttaaatctcACCATTTGAGACTacttattattaaagttatacaaaatatGGTTTTGTCTTTACAGTTTTAAACaatgttaacttattatttacatgatatttataaataaataaataaaaaattatgttactAATTTAACTACATAATCGAGAGTTTTAATTACCGATTCTTTGAAATTCAATAGTCAATGTTAAGTTGACTACACTCATAATAAATTCTACAAgagttaattaaagtttattttatttgtgtttgagCTTGTGTTTGGGTCTGACTAagaattatttatgtttaattatcttAAAGTTATCccataaatatgtttttgtaattattttatagagtaaaacattatttagagagataaagtgtgagacaaaaactctgtattcattttttttctttatagtgaaatctggtggcggTTGAAATGGACATAGTTCATTTAAGttaaccactataaatctgtattttcttgtgttcttttttccttttgtttTTAGATATTGTTTCAAGTAGGTCAAATTTGGGGAattcaaatcctaacaactggtatcagaacTACTATGCTAGATCGGAGCATTAGAAACGATGGCAAGCGAGAATAATATAGAACACgggatttgaagattttttgatCGAACAAATTATGTATTCTAGAGGATGCAAATTATGTTCCattgagtgagaaactagagaagattaATGAAATTGAATGGAAACTTCTTAATAGACATGTTTTAGGAGTTGTCCAATTGACGTTAGTCAAGACTGTTACTCATGACCTAGAAAAGAAGAATGTCATCATGGGTCTAATGAAAACTCTATATattatgtatgagaaaccatttACTGACAATAAGgtacatttaatgaaaatcttctcaatttaagaatggttgatagtacttttgtcactactcatttgaacaaatttaatacaattgtgaatcaactctatctgttgagattgattatGAGAACGAAGTTAGTGCccttattttattaacaactctaccaaatagttgggaacctatgggGACATTAATTAGTAACTCTATTGAAAattctaaattgaaatttattaaagttaaagATTGAATTCTTGTTGAAGAGATTTGTAAAATTAGTTTTGATAAAACGTTCAAAAATTCTGctctaaatattgaaaatagtGGTAGatataatgatagaaatttcaaccgaggtaagagtaTATTTATGTCTAAGAACATGAGAAGTGTCTAAGTCTGGGCAGACATTTGATTGCTAGAATTGTGGTAAGTATGATCACTTGAAGAGGACTACAAAGCACTGAAGAagaacggtgatgataaaaatgatgcaatCAACGTAGTTACATAAATTGTTATTGATGCGTTGCTTTTGTCAGTTGATAATCCGATAGACTAATGGATTTGGACTCGGAAGTGTCTTTCCACACTAAttcccacaaagaattaatggagaactATGTCGTTGGAAACTGTGGGAGAGTTTATTTCGCAGATGGTGAACCACTGATATTATAGTCATGGAGAATATCAAATTGAACAAGTCAAATAGTTATGTTTggagattaataaggtgagacacattgcaggtttaatgcgcaatcttaTTTCTGTTATGCAACTTGATGACGAATGTCACAATTTTAGTTATGGAAAATGTGTGTGGAAGGTGATTAaagagcaatagttgttgctcgagatCCTAAAACTgaaacgttatacacgacttcaacatGTAGAGACACAATTGATGTTATTGTTGATAACTCAAAGAACAATGACTTATGCCATTGTAGTttaggccatatgagcgaaaaaattatgaaattcttttaaaaaatggtcAGAATCGAGAACTGAAGTCTGCTGAaaatcagttatgtgaaaactggattcttggaaaataaaaacgtgtgagtttcttaaagattgagaaagagCTAAATAAAGAAAGGCTATAGTTGTGTAGCGTGCTGCTTCGTTGACGGGGTTAAACAGGTGATAGAGATTATGAAATGGAACTAAGgaagagatgagaagaagaatTTTGAATGTGAATGAGGGAATGAAATCTAAGAAGTAAGAAGAATGTGAAagttttattaaatcaaaacatAGTCTTTGTTTTGCAGTTTAAtccttttatatattaagagtaAGGGTATTTAAGTAACTATGAAAtctttcaataattaataataaacaatgtaattattaatgttatctTATAAGTTCAGTCATTGGATTGTCTTTATCTTGACGGTCTATTCTATTGTTGAAACACTTAGACATGAAGTTTAGACATTAGGTTTTGTTAATACCGTAACTCTACTCCCTTCATGAGATGTAAGACGACTGCGTCTCCACCAACGAAGCCTCTTCGATTTCCATTTGAGATTGGGGAAATCAGTATTGATTATAGAAGCATTTTCCCAACA includes:
- the LOC124941470 gene encoding exocyst complex component EXO70A1, with translation MDSSDKSNEILKSTRKSLKHSLDKSKALGLSLERTGPRLDEIKQRLPSLEAAIRPILAQTDALDAVGGHINRAVVPAAAVLKVFDAIHGLEKSLSDPQSDLPGYLSVLKRLEEALRFLGDNCGMAIQWLDDIVEYLEDNRVADDRYIANLKKALKYLKELQSEENGNLDGGLLGVALDRLENEFRRLLTENSQPLPMANPVSGEEQASNSLAPPPIPVSVVQKLHAIIGRLIKNNRLDKCVSIYVQERSSTVRSSLQDLNLDYLEISVSEFNDVQSIEGYISQWGRHLEFAVKHLFEAEYNLCNDVFDRIGLEIWTGCFARIAAQAGILAFLQFGKTVTESRKDPIKMLKLLDIFSSLNKLRLDFNRLFGGAACSEIQNLTRDLIKRVIEGAADIFWELRLQVELQRKSPPPPDTSVPRLVSFITDYCNRLLGEDYKSLLTQVLVIHRSWKMEKFEERLLIDELLNIIREIEQNLESWSKACNDPVMPCLLLMNNHWHLYKHLKGTKLGIILGDSWLREQEQATERYLGTFMKESWGKLPGLLSREGLILFSGGRATARDLVKKRLKGFNEGFEEMYGRQSNWVIVEKDLRDRTCQRIVQAVVPVYRSYMQNYGALVEQDSNSNGKYVKHSAQSLEKLLGSLFQPKQMRFGSFKLRQQQASGKFENESVSVVGQYRSSPVTPATV